One window of the Chitinophaga niabensis genome contains the following:
- a CDS encoding AraC family transcriptional regulator, translating to MQKKKDGFEGQKLISLPDIIHKNNTPVTQIYITHIGYFPKAAYHYRERRKGCADNILIYCLRGKGWYIIGNKQYHVGPGQFIQIPATTQYMRYGADADDPWTIYWVHYSGKDMQTFNASLKITEKDGPKDIAFNEKSIKIWEDMYQSLEMGYSKDNLTNANFCLPYFLATFLYPEKHEEQKSEKEPDLITESILFMRNNLDLKVTVEDLAARHKLSTSHFSNLFKKATGMSPIDYLIHLKLQKACQLLYDATIKIKDIAKAIGYDDPYYFSRLFKKLMDMSPEQYRVLRKKKA from the coding sequence GTGCAAAAAAAGAAAGATGGATTTGAAGGTCAGAAGCTGATCAGCCTGCCCGATATCATCCATAAGAACAATACACCTGTTACACAGATCTACATCACGCATATAGGGTATTTTCCTAAAGCCGCCTATCATTACAGGGAACGCAGGAAAGGCTGTGCAGATAATATCCTCATCTATTGCCTGCGAGGAAAGGGCTGGTATATCATTGGCAACAAACAATACCATGTTGGGCCGGGGCAGTTCATCCAGATCCCTGCCACTACGCAATACATGCGCTATGGTGCAGATGCAGATGATCCATGGACCATCTACTGGGTACATTACAGCGGCAAGGACATGCAGACCTTCAATGCCTCTCTTAAGATCACAGAGAAGGACGGGCCAAAAGATATTGCCTTTAACGAAAAGTCTATTAAGATCTGGGAAGACATGTACCAGAGCCTGGAAATGGGGTATAGTAAAGATAATCTTACCAACGCCAACTTCTGCCTACCCTACTTCCTGGCTACTTTTCTCTATCCTGAAAAACATGAGGAACAAAAGAGCGAAAAAGAACCGGACCTGATCACCGAAAGCATCCTGTTCATGCGCAATAACCTGGACCTGAAAGTAACAGTAGAAGACCTGGCTGCCCGCCACAAATTATCGACCTCTCATTTCTCCAACTTATTTAAAAAAGCAACCGGCATGTCTCCCATCGATTATTTAATTCATCTCAAACTACAGAAGGCCTGCCAGTTGCTCTATGATGCCACCATTAAGATCAAGGATATCGCCAAAGCCATCGGCTATGATGATCCCTATTATTTTTCCCGTTTGTTCAAAAAACTCATGGACATGTCGCCCGAACAATACAGGGTATTACGGAAGAAAAAAGCTTAA
- a CDS encoding alpha-ketoglutarate-dependent dioxygenase AlkB family protein: protein MEGPANLIPADGEVYFYPALFSPEESDQLFSALIENIQWKQEPVFIMGKEIMQPRLTAWYGDADKAYSYTGITMTPHAWTPELLMIKTRIEEIAAHTFTSVLLNYYRDGKDSMGWHRDNEKELGNNPVIGSVSFGTARHFHLKHRLHKDLRTKILLTHGSFLLMKGTTQHNWYHSIPKELKITGGRINLTFRTII from the coding sequence ATGGAAGGACCAGCAAACCTGATACCCGCTGATGGAGAAGTTTATTTCTATCCGGCATTATTCTCCCCGGAAGAAAGTGATCAGCTCTTTTCAGCATTGATAGAAAATATCCAATGGAAACAAGAACCCGTGTTCATCATGGGCAAAGAGATCATGCAACCCCGCCTCACCGCCTGGTATGGCGATGCAGATAAAGCCTACAGCTACACCGGCATTACGATGACACCACACGCATGGACGCCGGAACTACTGATGATCAAAACAAGAATAGAAGAAATCGCCGCCCATACCTTCACCAGCGTATTACTCAATTATTACAGGGATGGAAAGGACAGTATGGGCTGGCACCGGGATAATGAAAAAGAACTGGGCAATAACCCTGTTATTGGTTCTGTGAGTTTTGGTACCGCGAGGCACTTCCACCTGAAACACCGCCTCCATAAAGACCTCCGCACAAAGATCCTGCTTACACACGGCAGTTTTCTGCTCATGAAAGGTACCACACAACATAACTGGTACCATAGCATTCCCAAAGAACTGAAAATTACCGGTGGCAGGATCAACCTTACTTTCAGGACCATTATCTGA
- a CDS encoding SusC/RagA family TonB-linked outer membrane protein: MTCLSTAASANRTTSTSTYYQQETRELRGRVTDESKAPLPGVTVTLKGSKQGTVTDASGFYSLKVAAASGVLEFTFIGYAKQEQAYSNFKGVDIQMSFDQKALGEVVVVGYGTQKKVNMVGAVSAVKVDEAITSRALPNASSALSGLVPGLAVSTSTGMAGRNGASLMIRGLGTVNNANPLVVVDGMPDVDINLVNINDIESISVLKDATSASVYGSRAANGVILITTKSGKGLKKTQLNLSGSIAVTKPTKAYSFMADYARGLTMHQRQAAVNTARALWNFKDGTIDQWMAMSMIDPLRYPNTDWWDIITRDGNLQNYNISAAGGGENSNFFFSVGVMDEKGLQINNDFKRYNARFNYDYKLRKNMNVGVRFNGSWTKFVFALEDGFTDDNASNTAGFDLQYAIAGITPYDPKTGFYGGVMGYNEDAQAYNPYTVYQNTLNRQDRQGANGNVFIDWSPIKGLTAKVEYALNYYNQFRWNANTPNRAFNFQTGQPGTRIYVGENAGVGNFTNTGYKSMMTSSLNYEKTIAKNHEIKAMVVYSEEYWFDRYQGSSRNDRLHNTLHEVDAALTQIQSANGNSSTEGLRSYIGRFNYTAFEKYLFEFNARYDGSSKFQPGSQYGFFPSVAVGWRFTEENFIKQYTENILSNGKLRASYGSLGNNSGVGRYEQQQTLGDGHYMIDGNIAKGLVNRKLVNPYLSWETNTVFNLGLDLGFFNNRLTAELDYYNRLTTGMNRPTDLSELISGAYIAPRTNIGNLRNRGVELNLTWSDKIGSFRYGINLNGSYNSTTLEKWNEFLGKGFTFIDLPYHFLYTYEDIGIAQTWEDVYNATPQNASPGDILRKDLNGDGRITAEDKKAYPNTQRDRPTTFFALNTNVGWKGIDLAFLWQGATGRKDYVTNNYNNTSPSASRYAWTWDHWYNVWSLDNRGGSLPRLSGNAPREETTFWLDDMTYLRLKNIQLGYTLPGHLLKRIGVNAFRIFGSAENLLTITNYRGLDPEASGNRSNAYPVNKSYSAGVNVGF; this comes from the coding sequence GTGACATGCTTATCCACAGCAGCATCGGCGAACAGGACCACCTCCACTTCTACCTATTACCAACAGGAAACCCGCGAACTCCGCGGTCGCGTTACAGATGAATCCAAAGCACCTTTACCCGGAGTAACGGTAACATTAAAAGGAAGTAAACAAGGCACTGTTACAGATGCCAGCGGATTCTATTCACTGAAGGTTGCTGCCGCTTCCGGTGTCCTTGAATTTACTTTTATCGGTTATGCCAAACAGGAACAGGCTTATTCCAATTTTAAAGGAGTAGATATCCAAATGTCTTTTGACCAGAAAGCACTGGGAGAAGTAGTGGTAGTAGGTTATGGTACACAAAAGAAAGTGAACATGGTGGGTGCTGTTTCTGCAGTGAAAGTAGATGAAGCCATCACCAGCCGTGCATTACCGAACGCCTCTTCTGCCCTGTCGGGACTGGTACCTGGTTTGGCAGTTAGTACATCTACAGGTATGGCGGGCCGCAATGGTGCATCCCTCATGATCCGTGGTTTAGGTACAGTGAATAATGCCAATCCGCTGGTAGTAGTGGATGGTATGCCGGATGTGGACATCAACCTGGTGAATATTAATGATATTGAAAGCATTTCTGTTTTGAAAGATGCCACCTCTGCTTCTGTATATGGTTCCCGTGCCGCGAATGGTGTAATCCTTATCACCACCAAATCCGGTAAGGGCCTGAAAAAAACACAGCTCAACCTAAGCGGATCTATTGCAGTAACCAAACCAACCAAAGCATATTCCTTCATGGCTGATTATGCACGCGGGCTCACCATGCACCAAAGGCAGGCAGCTGTTAACACGGCACGCGCGCTGTGGAACTTTAAGGATGGCACCATCGACCAATGGATGGCCATGAGTATGATAGATCCACTGAGATACCCCAATACAGACTGGTGGGATATCATTACCCGCGATGGTAATTTACAGAACTACAATATTTCTGCTGCCGGCGGAGGAGAGAATTCCAACTTCTTCTTCTCAGTGGGTGTAATGGATGAAAAAGGCCTGCAGATCAACAACGATTTTAAACGTTACAATGCACGTTTCAACTACGACTACAAACTGCGCAAGAACATGAACGTGGGTGTACGCTTCAATGGCAGCTGGACAAAATTCGTTTTTGCACTGGAAGATGGTTTTACAGATGACAACGCCTCCAATACAGCCGGTTTTGACCTTCAGTATGCGATTGCTGGTATCACACCCTATGATCCTAAAACAGGTTTTTATGGCGGGGTAATGGGTTATAATGAAGATGCCCAGGCATACAATCCATACACGGTATACCAGAATACCCTTAACCGGCAGGACAGGCAAGGTGCCAATGGTAATGTGTTCATAGACTGGTCTCCCATCAAAGGGCTCACGGCAAAGGTGGAATATGCACTCAATTATTACAACCAGTTCCGCTGGAATGCGAATACGCCTAACAGGGCTTTCAACTTCCAGACCGGTCAACCCGGTACACGCATCTATGTGGGAGAAAATGCCGGTGTGGGTAATTTTACCAATACGGGGTATAAATCCATGATGACCTCTTCGCTCAATTATGAAAAAACAATCGCCAAAAACCATGAGATAAAAGCCATGGTGGTATATAGTGAAGAATACTGGTTTGACCGCTACCAGGGCAGTTCCCGGAACGACAGGTTGCACAACACCTTACATGAAGTGGATGCGGCACTTACACAGATCCAGAGTGCAAACGGTAATTCCAGCACGGAAGGACTCCGCTCTTATATCGGCCGTTTTAATTATACTGCTTTTGAAAAATACCTGTTTGAATTCAATGCACGTTATGATGGTTCTTCCAAATTCCAGCCTGGCAGCCAATATGGCTTCTTCCCCTCTGTTGCGGTGGGATGGCGCTTTACGGAAGAAAATTTCATTAAACAATATACAGAGAACATCCTCAGCAATGGTAAACTCAGAGCATCCTATGGCTCGCTGGGTAATAACAGCGGCGTAGGCAGATATGAACAGCAACAAACCCTGGGAGATGGCCACTACATGATAGATGGCAACATTGCAAAAGGATTGGTGAACAGAAAGCTGGTGAACCCATACTTAAGCTGGGAAACCAACACCGTGTTCAATCTTGGGCTGGACCTGGGATTCTTCAACAACAGGCTTACTGCTGAACTGGACTATTACAACCGTTTAACAACGGGTATGAACAGGCCTACAGATCTGTCTGAACTGATCTCCGGAGCTTATATTGCTCCCCGCACAAACATCGGTAACCTGCGCAACCGTGGTGTGGAATTAAACCTCACCTGGTCAGATAAGATCGGAAGCTTCAGGTATGGTATCAACCTGAACGGTTCCTACAATTCCACTACACTGGAAAAATGGAATGAGTTCCTTGGTAAAGGTTTTACCTTCATTGATCTGCCTTACCACTTCTTATATACGTATGAGGACATTGGTATTGCGCAAACATGGGAAGATGTTTACAATGCCACTCCGCAAAACGCCTCTCCCGGAGATATCCTTCGTAAAGACCTGAACGGCGATGGCAGAATTACTGCAGAAGACAAGAAAGCCTATCCCAATACTCAGCGGGACAGGCCTACTACTTTCTTTGCACTGAACACCAATGTTGGCTGGAAAGGTATTGATCTGGCTTTTCTCTGGCAAGGCGCAACCGGCCGTAAGGATTATGTGACCAATAACTACAATAACACCAGCCCCTCCGCATCAAGATACGCCTGGACCTGGGACCATTGGTATAATGTATGGTCACTGGATAACAGGGGCGGCAGCTTGCCACGCCTGTCAGGAAATGCTCCGCGTGAGGAAACTACTTTCTGGCTGGATGATATGACCTATCTCCGCTTAAAGAATATTCAACTGGGTTATACGCTTCCCGGCCATTTACTGAAAAGGATTGGTGTGAACGCTTTCCGCATTTTTGGCTCTGCTGAGAATCTGCTCACCATTACCAATTACCGCGGCCTGGACCCTGAAGCATCAGGTAACAGGAGTAATGCATATCCCGTAAATAAATCCTATTCCGCAGGTGTTAATGTGGGTTTCTAA
- a CDS encoding Ada metal-binding domain-containing protein — translation MLHHTAIENKLGELIRKGEITLGGYKKAKIYGLLSCSSGKRMKKENRVFFKDEKEAIAEGYRPCGNCLPQKYKQWKDQQT, via the coding sequence ATGCTACACCATACAGCCATAGAAAATAAACTGGGTGAGCTCATCCGGAAAGGGGAAATAACCCTGGGTGGTTATAAGAAAGCAAAAATATACGGCCTTCTCAGCTGTTCCTCCGGTAAAAGGATGAAAAAAGAGAACCGTGTGTTTTTTAAAGATGAAAAGGAAGCCATAGCCGAAGGATACAGACCCTGCGGTAACTGCCTGCCTCAAAAATATAAACAATGGAAGGACCAGCAAACCTGA
- a CDS encoding GNAT family N-acetyltransferase — MLKATRQDKQQVTDILTRSFATNNSVNYIVQQDHKKMRRIRALMDYSFELCFLFGEVFISEDRKAAALILYPEKKRTTLKTLLLDLKLLVQSVGIRNAKKVLDREAKIDQIKPKTTMTYIWFIGVDPDHHHAGIGSKLLESIIAHSTRPIYLETSMVKNLPWYERYGFQIYGELDLGYKMYFLKKEPDQA; from the coding sequence ATGCTAAAGGCCACCCGACAAGACAAGCAACAGGTAACCGACATACTCACCCGCTCCTTCGCCACCAACAATAGTGTTAACTACATTGTGCAACAGGATCATAAAAAGATGCGCAGGATCCGGGCCCTGATGGATTACTCTTTTGAACTCTGCTTCCTGTTTGGAGAAGTTTTTATATCAGAAGACAGGAAAGCAGCCGCGCTGATCTTATACCCGGAGAAAAAAAGGACGACCCTCAAAACCCTGCTTCTGGACCTTAAACTATTGGTGCAGAGTGTTGGGATCAGGAATGCAAAAAAGGTATTAGACAGGGAAGCGAAGATAGATCAGATAAAACCCAAGACCACCATGACCTACATCTGGTTCATTGGTGTAGACCCTGATCATCATCATGCCGGCATAGGCAGTAAACTGCTCGAAAGTATTATTGCGCACAGCACCAGGCCCATCTACCTGGAAACCTCTATGGTAAAGAACCTCCCCTGGTATGAGCGCTACGGGTTCCAGATCTACGGGGAATTAGACCTGGGTTATAAGATGTATTTCCTTAAAAAGGAGCCTGATCAAGCATAG